cactatgccattttatatctgGGATTTGAGCATCTGAAGATTTTAGTATCCacgggaggtcctggaaccaagcTCCCAAGGATACTAAGGGGTAACTgtatacacgtgcacacacacacacactcacacacttgtACGCACTACTAAGATCAAGATAATAAAAGACTTGCAGCATTTGACAGAGTTTCTTACCATTTACATATACCCCTTTGAGAATCCGATGAAAGTTATAATTATTCCCAGAAAAATGCCCATGTACAGGTAATGTATAACAggctggagaggtgttgcagtcacagcttgctgcagcctcaacctccctggctcatgtgagcagctgggactacaggcacatgctaccatgcctggctaatttgtggggtttttttgagacagaagtctcactgtgtcacccaggatggagtgcacaCCTGTTGCTTCCTGTAAGAATGTATTTggggcggggcgcagtggctcacgcctgtaatcccagtactttgggaggccgaggcaggtggatcaccgaggcaggtggatcacgccatctcagctcactgcaacctctgcctcctggaatcaagggattctcatgcttcagcctcccgagtagctgggattacaggcatgtgccaataCCGCCATctgacttttgtgtgtttttttttttttttttttttagtagagacggggtttccccttgttggccaggctgatctcaaacttctggcctcaaatgatctgcctcagcctcccgaagtgctggaattacaggcgtgagccaacatccTGGCcttcgcccagctaatttttttttttttttgtagaaacagggttttgccacgttgctcaggcttgtctcaaactcctgagctcaagcagtctacttgcctgggcctcctgaagtgctggattacaggtgtgggccactgcacccgacctagACTTACCTTTTTCATTTCATATGGTTTCTTCAGATGAAGCCTGAAAGGGCTTTGCCAGCAGTTGTATTGATCTAGGAAATGTCAAAATTCCTTGTAGTAAGCCCTTTGCTTTCTAATTTTGATTACCCTGTTGCTTCCTGTAAGAATGtatttgtggccaggcgcagtggttcacgcctgtaatcccagcactttgggaggccgaggcgggcggatcatgatgtcaggagatcaagaccatcctggctaacatggtgaaaccctgtctctactaaaaatacaaaaaattagccgggcgtggtggtgggcgcctgtagttccagctactcgggaggctgaggcaggagaatgacgtgaacccagtaggtggagcttgcagtgagccgagatcatgccactgcactccagtctgggtgacagagtgagactccgtctcaaaaaaaaaaaaaaaaaacctatttggAGAACTTTCTCTCATGTCTTTTCCCCTATGGTAATATCAGTAAAGAATCTGCCTTTTTTCCAATGCCCCTCTGCCATGCCCACACACAAAAACTGCCTCCAAAAAAGGCTAAGCTGTTGCTATCTGTCTTGTCCCCTGCCAGAGTTTCCTACTTAAAGGTGTTCTGCTGGGTCAGGGACTGGTAAGTAGATGATAGAGATTAGGAAAACACTGTTTACCTTAGGGTTCAGTAGCTCGGAGGAAGGAAGAGTTTGGTTGGAGGCTACATGGGAACAACTGGTCATCAGACTGTCCTTAAACCTTTTACACCAGAATCCATACTTGGAGATAACAAATACAatgcaaatatgtttttataccaatattgTCTATAACTTGGTTCacttctagtttatttttttaaagcattaaattGTTAAATctgtaaaagtaaacaaaagtgaTTGTTATTTTACAGTGCGATGTATGATGTATGGCTTTGGGGATGACCAGAATCCTTATACTGAGTCAGTGGATATTCTTGAAGATCTTGTCATAGAGTTTATCACTGAAATGGTAAGATTCTTTCCTAACTGGTCTTACTTAATTGAAGAATAGATTTGAAATATTAAACTTTAGGTAAGACTAGAACTTATGTCATCCCTTTGAAATAAGCTATCCATTTGAGTGCTTGTTTGCAGAAGTTATTGGTTACTGTTTATCATTAAGGATGGAGGTTATACATACATATTCTatcccctcttcttccttttttttttttttttgggagacggagtttcattcttgttgcccaggctgcagtgcaatggtgatctcggctcaccgcaacctccacctgccaggttcaagggattctcctgcctcagcctctgaggagctgggattacaggcatgtgccaccacgcctggataattttgtatttttaatagagacagggtttctcttcattggtcagactggtctcgaactcccgacctcaggtgatccgccagccctggcctcccaaagtgctgggattataagcgtgagccaccgcacctaccctcttccattttttataagaacataattttaaaatccttgaataaaataaaaatattacccaTAATGCCATTATCCAAcataggtttatttttttctcctccttttccagtatttaaatatatacaatgtttgtgtgtgtgtgtgtgtgtgacaggatctcactctgttgccccagctggagggcagtggcatgatcattgtGCACTGCAGCTGAGACCTTCCGgactcaagtggtcttcccacttcagcctctcaaatacctgagactacaggcatattcCACCatgctctgctttttttttttttttaatttttttttagtttttttttttttgagacagagtgtcgctctgttgcccaggctggagtgcagtggcacgatctccgctcactgcaagccccgcctcctgggttcaagccatctcctgcctcaccctcccaagtagctgggactacaggcgcctgccaccacgccgggctaattttttgtgtttttagtagagatggggtttcaccatgttagccaggattgtcttgatctcctgacctcttgatctgcttgccttggcatcccaaagtgctgggattacaggcgtgagccactgcgcctggcaagctctcttaatttttaaattttttgtagagacggggtctcactatgttgcccaggttggtcttgaactcctgggttcaagcgatctaacccctcagcctcacaaagttctgggattaccagtgtgagccactatgtctggctcaATGCCGTATTATTAAGTATTTAGCTTCTATTTTTTAGTCATTAGAAATAATGCTATGATAGGTCTTCAATTTTGCACAGGTGAGTATATAATGACAGGGGATgagatttatttgatttttagaaaatccACCAATGTTTATTGGGTATTAAGATGGAGGAGGACACAAAGCATAAATGAAATGGGTGAGTacacaaaatgataaaattattttatacaaatgaagACAAAATCTACAtatatcaaaaaacagaaaaggaacaaTAAAGTTGACATTTTAATGTCCTTAAGatatttttttggctgggcatggtggctcacacctgtaatcccaggactttgggaggccgaggcaggtggatcgcctgagttcaggagttcaagacaagcatggctaacacagtgaaaccccgtatctactgaaaatataaaaaaaagtagccgggcgtggtggcgggcgcctgtagttccagctacttaggaggctgaggcaggagaatggcgtgaacccgggaggcggagcatgtagtgagccgagatcgcgccactgcactccagcctgggcgacagagcgagactccgtctcaaaaaaaaaaaaaaaaaaagatatttttttaaagtgcctgTGAAACAAAAAGGGGAACATTGCTAATAACCCACTAGAAAATGGacagaggggccgggcgcggtggctcaagcctgtaatcccagcactttgggaggcggagacgggcggatcacgaggtcaggagatcaagaccgtcctggcaaacacgttgaaaccccgtctctactaaaaaatacaaaaagcgagccgagcgaggtggcgggcgtctgtagtcccagctactcgggaggttgaggcaggagaatggcgtaaactcgggaggcggagcttgcagtgagctgagatccggccactgcactccagcccgggcgacagagcgagactccgtctcaaaaaaaaaaaaaaaaagaaaatggacagagGACATAAGTAGAAAGATAATTCACAAATGAATAGCCATGATATAGCCATAATAGAGAAAATCTTCGACCTCACTTGcaattaataaatgcaaattaaaacagtaaaataatagattgtaaaaaattaaatataatatgtttCTTTGTAATAGACTCACAAGGCAATGTCGATTGGAAGACAAGGTCGAGTACAAGTTGAAGATATTGTCTTCTTGATTCGAAAGGACCCAAGAAAGTTTGCCAGGGTTAAAGACTTGCTTACTATGAATGAAGAATTGAAACGAGCtagaaaagcatttgatgaagCAAACTATGGATCTTGACACTTTTTGTAGTTTCTGAAAATTACCATCTGGGGAAatcatatataataattgtatattttctaaAGTAAGGTTCTGATATCTAGCCATGTAAATGAAAGATAGAGAAAGTTTTCAGcctttatttttatgcctttgattTTAGAGTGATATTGGTGTATTTAATTGCCTGCCTTTGTATTACCATACTTGAATTACTTACTGGGGTTTAATGACCACACATAAGTCAATGTACCTTGCAAACCATGCCGTTCCTTCTGAGTTTTGACTATCTAAAGGATAAAGTAGTATTTGTCTGTTAGGTATGTTTATACCCTTGTAAGCTGtactgtagcttttttttttttttttttgagacagagtcttggtatgtcgccaggctggagtgcagtggcacgatctcagctcattgcaagctccacctcccgggttcaagtgattctccttcttcagcttcccgagtagctggaactacaggtacccgccaccacgcctggctaattttttgtatttttagtagaggcgggggtttcactgtgttagccaggatggtttcaatctcttgacctcgtgatccacctgcctcggcctcccaaagtgctgagattacaggtgtgagccaccatgcctggactacTGTAGCTATTTAATATGTGAAATCTAAATGGCATTTTTGACTCGACAGCTCAGACTTGTACTTCATGTATTCAGAAGTTTTTAGACAGCAACTAGTTTATTGTCTAGTTCATTATTAAAGACAATTATTATTAAAGATAATGAActaggccaggtgttgtggctcacacctgtaatcccagcactttgggaggctgaggccggcagatcacttgaggccaggagttcgagaccagcctggccaacatggcaaaaccttgcctctactaaaaattaaaaaattagccaggcatggaggcatgtgcctgtaatcccagctacttgggaggctgaggcagaagaactgctttgaacccaggagacagagattgcagtgagctgagatggtgccactgcactccaacctgagcaagagaatatgactctgtctcaaaataacaactaCAGATAATGAActggtttgcatttcttttaaagagaTGATAGAGGAAAATATAGTTTTTTGAGAGAATGTTTATATCTCTTAAAAGAtaatctgttttaattttcttcagataacaagttattattttttaagaaatcaagTTTCACATGAATAATGCTGTGTTGGAAGGCTTTttgatttaaaatcttttcagATTTATAACATCCTGTTAAGTTTTAGGAGAACCCGTTTTCCCAGATCAGATTCGAGcttctaaaaataaatgctttcagtAGCAGGAATGGCATTGCTTAAAAGCTCATGGCAGGATAAGCATTTGGGTTAGTGTTTTATTAACATATTTGTAAGTACTTGTTCATTGTGGAAATGTGACTAAAACCATATGTGGCTATGGAAACCATGTTTGTAGTTCTGGATACACGGGTTTGTGTGTATTGtctattatattaaattattattgccCTCAGCTTAACGTAAGGATTACAATTGAATTTAAGTAGATCACTGATCTACTTATTGTTTATGAAACTTAACTTTTTGTGTGCCGCTTATAAACATGATCTATAAATCAGTGCTTGGGAAAATTTTGCTTTCCTAATCTACTGATACAGGAATAAAATATGAACAGTTAAACAGGTTGATCCTTGAATCTGACTGatttatgactttttttcctcccagaatATTATGCCCATTACTGGTAATATGATAATTCTTGCTGCTTagtctaactgaaatttttttttatttcagtgcaTATCAGGGtgaatcatttcatttaaaaaagcagggctgggcaccgtggcccatgcttgcaatcccagcactttgggaggcctaggcaggaagatctcttgagcccaggagttggagaccagtctgggcaacgtagaccccatctctgcaaaaatcaaggccaggcacaatgcctcacacctgtaatcccagcactttgggaggccaaggcgggtggatcacttgaggtcaggagttcaagaccagcctggccaacatgttgaaaccctgtctctacaaaaaatacaaaacaattagccaggcatggtggcatgcctgtagtcccagctacttgggaggctgaggcgggaggatcgcttgagcccaggagttggagaccaggctgggcaagatgacaagaccccatctctgtgaaaaatagagccaggcacagtggtgtccgtttgtggtcccagctactcaggagggtgaggtgggagaatcgtttgagtcTGGGCAGTCAAGGGTGCAGTAAACtgcttactctgtcacccaggctggagtgcagtggcacaatcacggctcactgccttgacctcctgcgctcaaataatcctcccacctcagcctcccgagtagctgggactacaggcatgcctggCTAGAGAAG
This window of the Papio anubis isolate 15944 unplaced genomic scaffold, Panubis1.0 scaffold910, whole genome shotgun sequence genome carries:
- the LOC101004473 gene encoding transcription initiation factor TFIID subunit 13; amino-acid sequence: MADEEEDPTFEEENEEIGGGAEGGQGKRKRLFSKELRCMMYGFGDDQNPYTESVDILEDLVIEFITEMTHKAMSIGRQGRVQVEDIVFLIRKDPRKFARVKDLLTMNEELKRARKAFDEANYGS